The following are encoded in a window of Hippoglossus stenolepis isolate QCI-W04-F060 chromosome 10, HSTE1.2, whole genome shotgun sequence genomic DNA:
- the si:ch211-10a23.2 gene encoding galectin-related protein A-like, whose translation MTTQAGFAVFTILFIIIITAPNLHSATSLSGMEEKDKKENGEFTGEIKGGMRPSMKLVVMGIIDKKPKIIEVTLSSKPQDEDTEADVGLQLNVNFTDKAVQRNARLAGKWGPSENTLSFFPFAPGEPFKMEIVCEHQQFRILVDGQPLCGFTHRISPLASLTSLRVFGDLQLTKVA comes from the exons ATGACAACGCAGGCGGGGTTTGCCGTTTTcaccatcctcttcatcatcatcatcacagctcCAAACCTCCACAGCGCAACATCTCTGAGTGGAATGGAAGAAAAggacaagaaagaaaat GGCGAGTTCACCGGAGAGATAAAGGGAGGGATGCGGCCTTCAATGAAACTGGTTGTTATGGGAATTATTGACAAAAAACCCAAGAt cATCGAGGTGACTCTGTCCAGTAAACCTCAGGACGAGGACACGGAGGCCGACGTGGGTCTGCAGCTGAACGTCAACTTCACGGACAAGGCCGTCCAACGCAACGCCCGTCTGGCGGGAAAGTGGGGTCCGTCTGAGAACACCCTGTCCTTCTTTCCTTTTGCACCTGGAGAACCCTTCAAG ATGGAGATCGTTTGTGAGCACCAGCAGTTCCGGATCCTGGTGGACGGACAGCCTCTGTGCGGCTTCACCCACCGGATCTCCCCGCTCGCCTCCCTCACCTCTTTACGAGTCTTTGGGGATCTACAGCTCACCAAGGTGGCCTAG